A stretch of Persephonella sp. DNA encodes these proteins:
- a CDS encoding type III pantothenate kinase → MIIGIDIGNTTTEIGFLRSQSLIKSYKLKTDREKTQDDWFLDFYQILGIEGFPEIKDFVISSVVPTVEDRIGKAVEKISEKKAVFIGKDIRVPITNRYKNPEEVGIDRLVNSFAVVEKYGYPSIVIDFGTAVTFDVINEKAEYVGGAIFPGIDASIEALFSKTAKLPSVNIQTVKHIVGKTTSDSIKSGIFNGYVSMVEGIVEKINKEAGYKHRVIITGGNGKLISEGLRIDFEYDEFLSMEGIYFVYTEYKKG, encoded by the coding sequence ATGATAATTGGCATAGACATCGGAAACACTACAACAGAAATAGGGTTTTTGAGATCTCAATCTCTTATAAAAAGCTATAAACTAAAAACAGACAGGGAAAAAACACAAGACGACTGGTTTCTTGATTTTTATCAGATATTGGGCATTGAAGGTTTTCCAGAGATTAAAGATTTTGTTATTTCCTCGGTTGTTCCTACTGTTGAAGATAGGATTGGAAAAGCTGTAGAAAAAATTTCAGAAAAAAAAGCCGTTTTTATAGGAAAAGACATTAGGGTTCCTATAACAAACAGATACAAAAATCCAGAGGAAGTTGGGATAGACAGGCTTGTTAACAGTTTTGCTGTAGTTGAAAAATATGGATATCCTTCTATAGTCATAGATTTTGGAACTGCTGTAACTTTTGATGTTATAAACGAAAAGGCTGAGTATGTAGGGGGAGCAATATTTCCCGGAATAGATGCAAGTATTGAGGCGTTGTTTTCTAAAACAGCAAAACTACCTTCAGTAAACATTCAAACTGTAAAACATATTGTAGGCAAAACTACTTCTGACAGTATAAAATCAGGAATATTTAACGGTTATGTCTCAATGGTTGAAGGGATCGTTGAGAAGATAAATAAAGAAGCAGGTTATAAGCATAGGGTAATAATAACAGGTGGGAACGGAAAGCTAATATCAGAGGGGTTGAGGATAGATTTTGAGTATGATGAATTTTTATCAATGGAAGGGATATATTTTGTTTACACAGAGTATAAAAAGGGCTGA
- the dapB gene encoding 4-hydroxy-tetrahydrodipicolinate reductase, giving the protein MVRIVISGIMGRMGKKIAQIAYQDPDVQITGGVESPDCVHFHENVGELIGEKLDAPIFSDLAKIIEKADVVIDFAGNTEAVLSHLRLIAADKNKKGMVIGTTGFTEDQLKEIKDLSKVVPVVLAPNMSIGVNLLFKLVQEAARALKGKGYDIEVVEMHHRFKKDAPSGTAVKIVDILKEETGIKNVIYGREGVYENGRPSDEIAVFALRGGDVVGEHTVTFAGMGERIELTHKAGSRDIFAKGAVEAAKWIKDKPAGLYDMMDVLGIK; this is encoded by the coding sequence ATGGTAAGGATCGTAATTTCTGGAATAATGGGTAGAATGGGAAAAAAGATAGCCCAGATAGCATATCAGGATCCTGATGTTCAAATCACAGGAGGTGTGGAAAGTCCTGACTGTGTCCATTTTCATGAGAATGTAGGTGAACTGATAGGCGAAAAACTTGATGCCCCAATATTTTCAGACCTTGCAAAAATTATAGAAAAAGCAGATGTTGTTATTGATTTTGCAGGAAATACAGAGGCTGTTCTATCTCACCTGAGGCTTATTGCTGCTGACAAAAACAAAAAAGGTATGGTTATAGGGACGACGGGTTTTACTGAAGATCAGTTAAAAGAGATTAAAGATCTGTCAAAGGTTGTTCCTGTTGTTCTTGCCCCAAACATGAGTATAGGTGTAAACCTGCTTTTTAAACTGGTTCAGGAGGCTGCAAGGGCATTAAAGGGAAAAGGCTACGACATAGAAGTTGTTGAGATGCACCACAGGTTTAAGAAGGACGCCCCTTCAGGAACAGCTGTAAAGATAGTAGATATATTGAAGGAAGAAACAGGGATAAAAAATGTTATTTACGGAAGGGAAGGTGTTTACGAAAATGGCAGACCTTCCGATGAGATAGCTGTTTTTGCCCTCCGAGGTGGAGATGTTGTTGGAGAACACACTGTGACATTTGCAGGAATGGGAGAAAGGATAGAACTGACACACAAAGCAGGCTCAAGGGATATTTTTGCAAAAGGTGCTGTTGAGGCAGCAAAATGGATTAAGGATAAGCCTGCAGGTCTTTACGACATGATGGACGTATTAGGCATCAAATAA
- a CDS encoding AtpZ/AtpI family protein gives MAKKGFIQYLSIGSIGLHLVSGVVVGVLLGYFLDKYFGTSPWLTILFFFFGVAAGFRNMYKDVQKYIISEEKGDEKTKH, from the coding sequence ATGGCAAAAAAGGGTTTTATTCAGTATCTCTCCATAGGATCAATAGGTCTCCATTTAGTTTCAGGGGTTGTTGTTGGTGTTCTGTTAGGGTATTTCCTTGACAAATATTTCGGAACTTCGCCCTGGCTTACCATATTGTTTTTCTTTTTCGGTGTGGCTGCCGGTTTCAGGAACATGTACAAAGATGTCCAGAAATACATCATCTCTGAGGAAAAAGGGGACGAGAAAACTAAACATTAA
- a CDS encoding bifunctional oligoribonuclease/PAP phosphatase NrnA — protein sequence MEAVIPAVERLKREEGEILLVTHHNPDGDGIGSMLALYRFLKKKRKNVRMAMKDKAPHVYDFLPDIEKIEKLPINHRFNLAVILDAAGMYRADAPVDAKEYLRIDHHIGGVFESINDYVDPYAASTTVVVGRMLREWDEKCIDKEIAICLYTGLLTDTGSFKHNNVNEEAFEFARYLTSKGVDPSRIASLIFERNKPSAIHLLQKVLSTLELFYTGKIASLVVKRDFINKTGADEEDTEGFVNFARSIEGVEVAFIMIQKPDLETWRVSLRGKGRINVQKIAKRFGGGGHRDAAGCRIKGSEREVKQKLIEAIKEEIDMQLKEKINV from the coding sequence ATGGAAGCTGTTATTCCGGCAGTTGAGAGATTAAAAAGGGAGGAAGGTGAGATACTTCTTGTGACCCACCATAACCCTGACGGAGATGGAATTGGAAGCATGCTTGCCCTTTACAGATTTTTAAAGAAAAAAAGAAAAAATGTAAGAATGGCGATGAAAGATAAAGCTCCACATGTCTACGACTTTCTTCCCGATATTGAAAAGATTGAAAAACTGCCTATAAATCACAGATTTAACCTCGCTGTTATTCTTGATGCAGCTGGAATGTATAGGGCTGACGCACCTGTTGATGCAAAAGAATACCTCAGAATAGATCATCATATAGGTGGGGTTTTTGAGAGCATTAATGATTATGTTGATCCTTATGCTGCCTCCACAACTGTAGTTGTTGGAAGAATGCTGAGAGAATGGGATGAAAAATGTATAGATAAGGAGATAGCAATCTGCCTGTACACAGGTCTGCTGACTGATACAGGGTCTTTCAAACACAACAATGTTAATGAAGAAGCTTTTGAGTTTGCCAGATATCTTACATCTAAAGGAGTGGATCCGTCCAGGATAGCTTCTCTTATTTTTGAAAGGAACAAGCCTTCAGCGATACACCTTCTTCAGAAGGTTCTCTCTACACTTGAACTTTTCTACACAGGAAAAATAGCATCTCTGGTTGTGAAGAGGGATTTTATTAACAAAACAGGGGCAGATGAGGAGGATACTGAAGGGTTTGTTAATTTTGCAAGAAGTATAGAAGGGGTTGAGGTTGCATTTATAATGATACAAAAACCTGATCTTGAAACATGGAGGGTTTCGCTGAGGGGAAAAGGAAGAATAAATGTGCAAAAAATCGCAAAAAGGTTTGGCGGTGGAGGACACAGAGATGCCGCAGGGTGTAGGATAAAAGGATCAGAAAGAGAAGTAAAACAAAAGCTTATTGAAGCGATAAAAGAGGAGATAGATATGCAGTTAAAAGAGAAAATTAATGTTTAG
- the nth gene encoding endonuclease III, whose amino-acid sequence MKKKESKKASFSHKFTEEELLSRLKKHFPQPWIDLKFENPYQLLVATILAAQTTDKKVNEITPSFFKKFPDPFTVANAPIEDIENAIKSVNFYKRKAKLIKECCEAVVKNHNGVIPDNMEDLVKLPGVGRKTASVILVNAFNKPAIVVDTHVKRVSQRLGLTTSNNPDKIEKDLSQFFSKENWVYISKALVLFGRYICKAKKPECKKCYLVDICPYENKNL is encoded by the coding sequence TTGAAAAAAAAGGAGAGCAAAAAAGCCTCTTTTAGCCATAAATTTACAGAAGAGGAGCTTTTAAGCAGGTTAAAAAAACATTTCCCCCAGCCTTGGATTGATCTAAAGTTTGAAAATCCATACCAGCTTTTAGTAGCAACAATACTTGCCGCCCAGACCACAGACAAAAAGGTTAATGAAATCACCCCTTCCTTTTTCAAAAAATTCCCTGATCCTTTTACAGTTGCAAATGCCCCTATTGAAGATATTGAAAACGCTATAAAATCGGTAAATTTTTACAAAAGGAAAGCAAAACTTATAAAAGAATGTTGTGAAGCTGTTGTAAAAAATCACAACGGGGTAATCCCTGACAACATGGAAGATCTTGTAAAACTTCCGGGAGTTGGAAGGAAAACAGCAAGCGTAATTCTGGTTAACGCATTTAATAAACCTGCTATAGTGGTTGATACCCATGTAAAAAGGGTAAGCCAGAGGCTCGGTTTAACAACCTCAAATAATCCAGACAAAATTGAGAAGGATCTATCCCAATTTTTCTCAAAAGAAAACTGGGTTTATATATCTAAAGCCCTTGTGCTTTTTGGAAGGTATATCTGTAAGGCAAAAAAACCAGAATGTAAGAAATGTTACCTTGTTGATATCTGCCCTTACGAAAACAAAAACCTATGA